The Capsicum annuum cultivar UCD-10X-F1 chromosome 3, UCD10Xv1.1, whole genome shotgun sequence genomic sequence aaactatactcaattactagtataatacgaagaatgaaagaatgcagaatgaagaatgaaataacaaaggttagaagtcaccggatttcgcTTGTAGACCAAGCCGGCAACCAAGCCCTGCGTCGACCTGCTGCCGGGGGATTTCGCTGCTGAGATGGATCTGCGGCTGCTGGCGACCGAGGGGCGGGTGCAGACGGAGTTGCGGCTGAAGACAGAGCTTCGGCTATTGGGCTGTTGTACCGGCTCCGGAGgagaggggtgggggtgggggtggggggtatgGACAGAGAAGGGTGGGGGGTGAACAGCGGAGGGGGGGGAACCAGCGGTCGGCGACGGAGGTCGGATCGGGTCGACGCCAAAGGTCGGCGACGACGACGGGGCCAGGGATCGGGGCGAGAGAGAGagggggtagggagagagagaaagcCGTTCGGCCGGCGACGGCGATCGACGCCGGGGACCGGTGGTCGGggccggaggtcgggtcgggtcgacGCCGATGGTCGGCGACGGCGCGGAAGGCCGTGGACCGGGACAaggcgagagagagagagagggtagggagagagagagagagagccgttagagaaACATgttcagaaaaaaaaaacagaaaagaaaaaaaaaatagaggttaagaaaacaaagaagaataaattacaaaagaaaaaaagattgagaaaaacaaacatgaaaagaaaaaaataaaaataaaatttgagaaaaatgaaatgaaatatgataaatgagcaatgataaaaaataaaaaataaagattgtgattACTGAattaaaaaggagagaaaaataaagaaataaataatgtttgagaaaaaaataataaaaaataattgagacaaataaaataaaaaaattaaagtaaaaaattaataaaattaaaataatagttgagatacaaataaaaatgaaaagtttaaaaatatataaagcgtataaaaataaaaatatacttatattatataaaaaaaaaaattagtgttgaaaaacttttttttacGGGAGGTTAAAAAGTCAAAGCCACCTAATTTCCTGACATTTCCGCCGAACTCCCAATGATCcccaaaagtgaagagtccagcCCACGAAACTGGTCACAAACTGACAAAATCATAGTCCCGGATCTAAACGTTACAGAAAAGAACGAATcctctttttttatatttgaaatccACCATTTTCAGTCATAGAGGGAGTACACAAGCAACAGTCAATCCTTTGCCATAGCTACTGTCTGACGTTAGTTCATACAGAAGATGGAGAAGAAAAAGCAGAAGGATAAAAAATGGAGCTATGAAAAGAGAAGCCCTTTGCAAGATCTGAATGTTATTCCGAGATGTAACAGCAAGAGTAGCAATGCTTCAACTTCCTCTTCCATTTTCATTGAAGCCCCAAAAGGTCGACTTCCTTTTTTCATCTCTTCAaattcttcttcctcctcctcgtCTTCGtcctcttgttcttcttcttcttctagagTTCATTTCCACCAAAAGCCGAAACTTTCTTCGAGAATTTTAAACCCAATGCCTAAATCTACACGTTTGAGATCTAAGTCCACCAACGAGAACGTTTTACCAAGACCCAAAAAGAACCCTCCTTTTCTATCTGGGAAGAAACCCACCTCCCGAAACTCAAATCTGAATAATCCTATGAAGAAATCAGCATTCGCGTTGATTAAACCGAAGATTTTGAAGCAAAAGGAGGAAGGAAATGGCTCAGGTGAGCAAATTCAGATTTTGGGTAATATATATAgtaatttgactaattttgagAATTGTACACCTCTAGGTAAATTATCATCTGGTTCTGGTACTGAATGTGCAACTTTAGACCAATTTTGTAATGGAGAGTCCTCAAATACAAATAGTAATACTACTAAAACACCTCCCATTGAGGCTTCAGTGTCCCCTGAAATTCAATTTGGACTATCCACTGGGCTGGTTTCAGCTGCAACACCTTGTTATGCTGCTGGCCATGTTCTCTCTGGTATCACTGATAAAAGAAAATGTAGGCCTAGAGGTGTTCTCACTATAGGAACTTTAATTGATTCATCAGATTGCGAAAAAGCTAGTGGCTTAGATGCAGTTCCTAACAAGTCTAGTAGGGTTTCTTTGATTCCTTTGCCTGCATTGGCTTCTATGCATTGGCTCTCATCTCCTTGCCGTGAGAACAATGCCATTTGTGAGGGTGAATCTGTAAACGAATTTGGAATGTTGACTGGATCTGCTATGTCTGAGTTGCCGGATTCAGCTTCAACATGTTCTGGGAGTACTTTGGATTCAGTACATAACAGGGGAAAGTACTGTGATAGTGTAAATAGGGATGTCGCACGAACTGGTGGAAAAGCTCGGATTGTTTTGCATTCTCCTGGAAGTACCGAATATAAAGATCCATCATCTGACGAGATGGGGAGGAATTCGTTTCCGCCTTATCCCCTGGCTATATCTTGTTGTCGTGATGTGAAAGCCCCGGATGAGTGGAAATGTTCATGCAGTCTTGTTTGGGAGAATTCTCCGTGCTCTACGGCTTCTTTGAGCAGTGGGAATGTTATTCAAACCCCCAAATCAGATTTAAGCTCAGGAAGGTATGGTGACCTTTCATGGTTACATTCAGGTGATCATGGAGACAACCTTGGGGGTGAACTTGATTCAGTGGCAGATTTTCTTTACAAAACAAGTTTATCACCTACGACTCAACCATCGGCTTTGGGTCCGCCTAATCTGCATTTTAAGTATGCTAGTGCTTCCTGGGTGTCTGACTCTACATTAGACAATGTATCACAATCTCACATGAGGATATCATGGAGGGATGGGTTAGTGAGTCGGATTTTTGAGAGTGATGATTTAGATTGCTGCAGATGCTTAACAGATGATGAGAATGCCGGTTTCTGTTTCACCAATGAAAAGACAAATGTTGGTGTTAAATCCAGCTCCCATGAAGAAAATGATCTTTTACCAGAGAGTGGTTCTCAGTCTTCTGAATCTCTAGAGCACAAACACGAGCTTTCGTGGAGTGGAAAGTTAAAGTCTCCTCTCCCAGAAGCAAACTTGTGTGCAGAGTCCATATGTATTGAAGGTGGTGGCTTAGTTTCATCTGCAGATTCTGACTGGACCCATAATTATAAAAACCAGTTGTATCAAATTTGATTCTTCTGGATTTATTTGTACGAATTCTTAGAAGCAGTGTTGCTCTTTTATGTTTGAACACTGTTTGTTGTTGCTCTAAATTATACCCAATTACTACTCATTTTCTTCATCTAAAGTGTTCAAGTTCATTGTTCACTCAGTTGGTTTGGGTGCCAATTTGTTCCTTCACATCCTCTTAGTGCAAACTCATTGTGTGCTCTAAGGAAGCATATCTATGATACTAGACACCTGCAGATATTTAAATCGTGACAAAATTACATTTCTCATATGCTGTATTTGGAACTTCTGATGAGTATTGGTATGCCTTATAGGTAAAACCATAATGAGTATTGGTATGCCTTATAGGTAAAACCATAacactctgtttggatggtggtttgtcgtggtttcataatgtatggtatggtatggcactgtatagtatagtacaatataatgtttggatagattgtatCGTTCACTGTTGTTcaataacaatttttttgtttttttgtttgatttgatggtATAGTATTGTATCGTAATggataagtttactaaaatacccctaattattataaattttaaatttgtaataATTAGGGGTATTTTCATTAATCCAAGTTTTAATATTTGTTTGTGCTAAATATTGTTCATCTTGCAGGAAGTTACTGATTGCAGATGCCAAGATGCCAAACCATTGTTTATCTGCACGAATTCCTGAATCATCGAAGAGAAGTCTTATTGAAGGCTTAACATCATTTAGTCAAGGAACGCCACCTTCAGTACCTAAGCACACTAGGCAGAGTCAGAGTAGTCTCTTCAGGTTTTAAGGTAAAGAAATTGAAGCGGAAGAAGTTAGAATCCAACGATGAATAACGCAGACGAGTTTGTTTGTGCGTAAAAATTATAACATATTAGGGTAGTATATTAGGGTAGTAAGTAATATgggataaagggtaaaataggattagataatattacataaaaaaaaataagaaaaccatgGAAAACTATCAAATTGGTGATTCTAAAAATTGAGCAATTTCATGGTTCTCAAATCATGAAAGATTAACATACTATACCATGTCTTttagaaaataatcaaaacaagctCGGTTTCCTTGGTAATCATACCATATCACagaaaaccaccatccaaacaaccTGTAAGGGGTCGTTTGCTGTGAGGGATAAGAGTAAATACTCCCGAGATAAAATTTTAGTACCTCACAATTGCTTGTTTGGTTGTACAATTTGGAAGAACTTATCCCGGGATTATTAATTAGTATCGGATAAGTTATCCCTTCCTCATGGTGGTATAGTAATATCATGATAAGTTTACCCTTGGTTAAAGcaattaaaatgacaaaagtacCCCTCAAACcctttttataattacttttcaCATCCATGTATGTTCACAATATTTTTAATACCATTTATAATAACATTCACAACCTTCGCTATTCGTTATTTTAAGACCAatcttcatatattttattttaaaaattacactatataaatatatttttttatttatgaatatattacacgttaaatttatttgactaattattatgtttatttatatattttgatttctcttaagaataataaaaatattgactccattattgaattacatattttaaattaagtagttttttaatcacttgaaaattgatattgtatatatatcaattaaaatgaattttaatatttcataatatatgaGAGATACGCGACATAATCATGAAAAGGCACACACAcaaaataattaagctaaattagttgaaagttttatttttaaatacatatgacATAATCATGGAAATAATGCACATACACAAAATTAAGCtacataaaatgaaaattttatttttaagaatgaataattaaagtttgaaaagaaattatgtaataaaagctaaataagatggagggtactTTTGTAATCAATTAGCTTtattaaagtttgaaaagaaattatgTAATAAAAGCTTAATAAGATGGAGGGTACTTTTGTAATCAattaactttttcttaaaattatactATGCATATTATTTTGAATACAATAAATCAAACACTCAATAAGAAATAATCCCA encodes the following:
- the LOC107863597 gene encoding probable GPI-anchored adhesin-like protein PGA55 — translated: MEKKKQKDKKWSYEKRSPLQDLNVIPRCNSKSSNASTSSSIFIEAPKGRLPFFISSNSSSSSSSSSSCSSSSSRVHFHQKPKLSSRILNPMPKSTRLRSKSTNENVLPRPKKNPPFLSGKKPTSRNSNLNNPMKKSAFALIKPKILKQKEEGNGSGEQIQILGNIYSNLTNFENCTPLGKLSSGSGTECATLDQFCNGESSNTNSNTTKTPPIEASVSPEIQFGLSTGLVSAATPCYAAGHVLSGITDKRKCRPRGVLTIGTLIDSSDCEKASGLDAVPNKSSRVSLIPLPALASMHWLSSPCRENNAICEGESVNEFGMLTGSAMSELPDSASTCSGSTLDSVHNRGKYCDSVNRDVARTGGKARIVLHSPGSTEYKDPSSDEMGRNSFPPYPLAISCCRDVKAPDEWKCSCSLVWENSPCSTASLSSGNVIQTPKSDLSSGRYGDLSWLHSGDHGDNLGGELDSVADFLYKTSLSPTTQPSALGPPNLHFKYASASWVSDSTLDNVSQSHMRISWRDGLVSRIFESDDLDCCRCLTDDENAGFCFTNEKTNVGVKSSSHEENDLLPESGSQSSESLEHKHELSWSGKLKSPLPEANLCAESICIEGGGLVSSADSDWTHNYKNQLYQI